A section of the Pedobacter sp. HDW13 genome encodes:
- a CDS encoding TolC family protein, translating to MFRKNIYKSVGLVLICAAYTACKLPEVAQRAENKNVPAAFNNGGQDTVSTASIQWRKFFTDPNLINLIDTALKNNQELNITLQDIEIAKNEIKAKKGELLPSVSYGVGAGFDKVGRYTSSGAGDASTEITPGKEVPEILPDYKFGLQANWEADIWHKLRNSKKAAISHYLSTVEGKNFVITNLIAEVANSYYELLAADNQLEIVKKNIELQSNALELMKIQKQATRVTELAVRKFEAEVLSSKSLEFDIQQNITETENKINFLLGRFPQTIIRDKSNFTDLVPPTVQTGLPAQLLANRPDIKQAEYELAAAKLDVKVAKAQFYPSLGISASIGYQAFNPSYLLRTPESLIYSLAGDLAGPLINRNAIKAEYLTANAKQLQAVYDYEKTILNGYIEVANQMSKISNLQKSYDLKSKQVTALTQSIDISNDLFKAARADYFEVLMTQRDALQSKLELIETKKQQLNAVVDIYHALGGGWN from the coding sequence ATGTTTAGGAAAAATATATATAAAAGCGTTGGATTGGTGTTGATATGCGCTGCATATACCGCCTGTAAGTTACCAGAAGTAGCCCAACGTGCCGAAAATAAAAACGTACCTGCCGCCTTTAACAATGGCGGGCAGGATACGGTAAGCACTGCAAGTATACAGTGGCGTAAGTTTTTTACCGACCCAAATCTGATAAACCTGATTGATACAGCCCTTAAAAATAACCAGGAGCTAAACATTACCCTTCAGGATATTGAGATTGCCAAAAACGAAATCAAAGCCAAAAAAGGAGAACTTTTACCAAGTGTAAGCTATGGTGTGGGCGCCGGTTTTGATAAAGTGGGTCGTTACACCAGTTCGGGAGCAGGCGATGCCTCTACCGAAATTACACCCGGTAAAGAAGTGCCAGAAATATTACCCGATTATAAATTTGGTTTACAAGCCAACTGGGAAGCCGATATCTGGCATAAACTGCGTAATTCGAAAAAAGCTGCCATTAGTCATTATTTGTCTACAGTTGAAGGTAAGAATTTCGTAATCACCAATTTAATTGCCGAAGTGGCTAATTCTTATTACGAATTGCTGGCTGCCGATAACCAGCTGGAGATAGTGAAAAAGAACATTGAGCTGCAAAGCAACGCACTGGAGCTGATGAAAATACAGAAACAGGCTACACGGGTTACCGAGCTGGCTGTACGCAAGTTCGAGGCTGAGGTGTTAAGCTCTAAGAGCCTTGAATTTGATATTCAGCAGAACATTACCGAAACTGAAAATAAGATCAATTTCTTGTTGGGCCGTTTTCCGCAAACCATTATCAGGGATAAATCTAATTTTACGGATTTAGTGCCGCCAACTGTTCAAACTGGCTTGCCAGCGCAGTTATTGGCTAACCGCCCGGATATTAAACAGGCAGAATACGAATTGGCAGCTGCCAAACTGGATGTTAAAGTTGCCAAGGCACAGTTTTACCCATCGCTGGGCATCTCGGCAAGTATTGGTTACCAGGCTTTCAATCCATCATATCTGTTAAGAACTCCCGAATCGTTGATTTACTCTTTAGCAGGAGATTTAGCAGGACCGTTAATTAACCGTAACGCCATAAAAGCCGAGTATTTAACTGCAAATGCCAAACAGTTGCAAGCCGTTTACGATTACGAAAAAACCATTTTAAACGGATACATTGAGGTAGCCAATCAAATGTCGAAAATCAGTAACCTGCAAAAAAGCTACGATTTGAAATCGAAACAGGTAACAGCCTTAACACAATCCATTGATATTTCTAATGATTTATTTAAAGCAGCAAGAGCCGATTATTTTGAGGTTTTAATGACCCAGCGCGATGCCTTACAATCGAAACTGGAATTGATTGAAACCAAAAAGCAACAGTTAAATGCAGTGGTAGATATTTATCACGCCCTGGGTGGAGGGTGGAACTAG
- a CDS encoding VOC family protein translates to MKQIFLGTAILFSIIFQKAMAQNNPPAVLNHIAVYVSDLKQSTDFYESVFNLKIIPEPFHDNRHTWFTLGAAGQLHLIQGAKGTQNFDKNEHLCFSVPSVDEFVKKLNTKKINFEDWAGKEKGITLRVDGVKQIYFKDPDGHWLEVNDAK, encoded by the coding sequence ATGAAACAAATCTTCCTGGGCACTGCTATTCTATTTTCTATTATTTTTCAAAAAGCCATGGCGCAAAACAATCCTCCTGCTGTTTTAAATCACATTGCGGTTTATGTAAGCGATTTAAAACAATCGACTGATTTTTACGAAAGTGTTTTTAACCTGAAAATCATTCCCGAGCCTTTTCACGATAACCGCCATACCTGGTTTACGCTAGGGGCAGCCGGACAGTTACATTTAATTCAGGGTGCGAAAGGCACTCAAAACTTTGATAAGAATGAACATTTATGTTTCAGCGTGCCTTCGGTTGATGAATTTGTAAAAAAGCTGAACACCAAAAAGATCAATTTCGAAGACTGGGCAGGGAAGGAGAAAGGCATAACCTTGCGTGTTGATGGCGTAAAACAAATTTACTTTAAAGATCCCGACGGGCATTGGCTCGAAGTAAACGACGCGAAATAA
- a CDS encoding serine hydrolase — MKLTLPKHLLKLLLLTLIPVLSKAQNNGVEADLKQIMEKYSAVGTAVAVVKNGKVVYTKAFGLKDLENKVPLTNNDIFRIASISKSFSATAIMQLVEAGKISLDDDFGDLVGFKIRNPKFPEQKITLKMALSHTSGLNDSQGYLNLDVINPDKNPDWAKCYNDYLPGTKFDYCNLNFNLIGIILEKQSGERFDRYIKKQILKPLGLYANYCVDSLDSTRFVKLYEYHADSRTYTPSPAAYAPRRTEIANYVMGYSTPVFSPTGGMKISAGDLATYMIMHMNYGKAKGIRIISKKSAGLMQTALSADEGYGLALRSADNLIPGVKLKGHTGSAYGLYSTMFFNPKDKFGFVIITNGINATYTDGFPDFSRAAINCLYTHFVK; from the coding sequence ATGAAACTGACTTTGCCAAAGCATTTACTGAAGCTGCTTTTACTCACGCTGATACCTGTACTATCAAAAGCACAAAATAACGGGGTAGAAGCCGATTTGAAGCAAATTATGGAGAAATATAGTGCCGTAGGTACTGCTGTTGCTGTGGTTAAAAATGGTAAGGTTGTTTACACGAAGGCTTTTGGTTTAAAAGATCTGGAGAATAAAGTACCACTTACCAATAACGATATTTTCAGGATTGCCTCTATTTCCAAATCCTTTTCTGCCACGGCAATCATGCAATTGGTTGAGGCAGGAAAGATTAGCCTCGATGATGATTTTGGAGACTTAGTGGGTTTTAAAATCAGAAATCCCAAATTTCCTGAGCAGAAAATTACCCTGAAAATGGCTTTATCTCATACCTCAGGTTTAAACGATTCGCAAGGATATTTAAACCTCGATGTGATTAATCCTGACAAAAATCCAGATTGGGCCAAATGTTATAATGATTATTTGCCGGGCACAAAGTTCGATTATTGTAATCTCAATTTTAATCTCATTGGCATAATTCTCGAAAAGCAATCGGGAGAGCGCTTCGATCGTTATATCAAGAAGCAGATATTAAAACCACTGGGGCTTTATGCAAATTACTGTGTCGATTCGTTAGATAGTACACGTTTTGTAAAATTGTATGAGTACCATGCCGATAGCAGAACCTACACACCATCGCCAGCTGCTTATGCACCACGAAGAACCGAAATTGCCAATTATGTAATGGGTTACAGTACACCTGTTTTTTCGCCAACTGGCGGAATGAAAATTTCGGCAGGTGATTTGGCTACCTACATGATCATGCACATGAATTACGGGAAAGCTAAGGGTATTCGTATCATCTCGAAAAAAAGTGCAGGGCTAATGCAAACAGCTTTGAGTGCCGACGAAGGCTATGGTTTGGCATTGCGCAGCGCCGATAATTTAATTCCCGGCGTTAAGTTAAAGGGACATACCGGCTCTGCATATGGATTGTATAGTACCATGTTTTTTAACCCGAAAGATAAGTTCGGATTTGTAATTATCACCAATGGCATTAATGCAACCTACACAGATGGTTTTCCCGATTTTAGCCGTGCAGCTATTAATTGTTTGTACACGCATTTTGTGAAATAG
- a CDS encoding AraC family transcriptional regulator — protein sequence MQTENIKRLEYILQNANHQPGCILKNTRDKKIVRSLIWNIIEEQAEKDLYNKELVQQLVNTLIIIVARNIAKYLPEQANVGTEEKAMDMLQYVQRNIYYPEKLRADIISSNFSISEAYLGRYFKKHVDETLQQYIANYKTKLIEHRLQFSDKRLNEIASEFGFTDESHFNKFFRKQKGNSPKAFRKLVQQKTAVDTQSLEKADLLA from the coding sequence TTGCAGACTGAAAATATTAAGCGACTGGAGTACATCCTCCAAAATGCCAACCACCAGCCAGGCTGTATTTTAAAAAACACCCGCGACAAGAAGATTGTACGATCGCTTATCTGGAATATTATTGAAGAGCAGGCTGAAAAAGACCTGTACAATAAAGAACTGGTGCAACAACTGGTTAACACACTTATTATTATTGTTGCCCGCAATATTGCCAAATACCTTCCCGAACAGGCCAATGTAGGTACCGAAGAAAAGGCGATGGATATGCTACAATATGTACAACGCAATATTTATTACCCCGAAAAACTAAGGGCCGATATCATCAGCAGTAACTTTAGCATTTCTGAAGCTTATTTGGGCCGTTACTTTAAAAAACATGTTGATGAAACATTGCAACAGTATATTGCCAATTACAAAACGAAACTTATTGAGCATCGTTTGCAGTTTAGCGACAAACGCTTAAATGAAATTGCCAGTGAATTTGGTTTTACCGATGAAAGCCATTTCAATAAATTTTTCAGGAAACAAAAAGGCAATAGCCCTAAGGCATTTAGAAAGCTTGTACAACAAAAAACAGCTGTTGATACACAAAGTCTCGAAAAAGCAGATTTACTAGCTTAA
- a CDS encoding AraC family ligand binding domain-containing protein, with protein sequence MLKENLYEPFSTAHLTLNECSKQAHKHNFFELVFVLNGTGKQCINNSRFNYHAEHMFLITPKIAMS encoded by the coding sequence ATGCTAAAAGAAAATCTGTACGAGCCTTTTTCAACTGCGCACCTTACCTTAAACGAGTGCTCCAAACAGGCACATAAACATAACTTTTTTGAACTGGTTTTTGTGTTAAATGGCACAGGAAAGCAATGCATAAATAACAGCAGGTTTAATTACCATGCGGAGCATATGTTCTTAATTACCCCGAAGATTGCCATGAGCTGA
- a CDS encoding NADP-dependent oxidoreductase: MKAIILKDFGGVENLELTEKQIPSPGANEVLIKLSAISINPVDVKTRSGKGIAGLIKDQLPVILGWDISGTITEIGEGVTRFKTGDEVFAMLAFPGLGNTYAGYVVAKADELAIKPENVNHNDAAAASLAALTAWQALTSHANVQAGQRVLIHAAAGGVGHYAVQMAKHLGAYVIGTASAANRDFVLQLGADEHVDYRVQPFEEVIKDIDFVLDSMGGDYIDRSLKVTKKGGTIISIPSGLNETVTEKAKALGINGYTIRVKPNGNDMGQIAGLLADGTVRSHVSAVFPFEEMAVAHQQIETGRTVGKVVLTF; encoded by the coding sequence ATGAAAGCGATAATATTAAAAGATTTTGGCGGGGTAGAAAACCTCGAATTGACTGAAAAACAAATTCCTTCACCTGGAGCTAATGAGGTGTTAATTAAATTAAGTGCCATCAGCATTAACCCTGTTGATGTGAAAACCAGATCAGGCAAAGGTATTGCGGGCTTAATTAAAGACCAGTTGCCAGTAATTTTAGGTTGGGATATTTCGGGTACCATTACTGAAATTGGCGAAGGTGTAACCCGGTTTAAAACTGGTGATGAGGTATTTGCTATGCTGGCCTTTCCGGGTTTGGGTAATACCTATGCCGGGTATGTGGTAGCAAAAGCAGATGAACTTGCCATTAAGCCCGAAAACGTAAATCATAACGATGCGGCTGCGGCAAGTCTGGCTGCATTAACCGCCTGGCAGGCACTTACCTCACATGCCAATGTACAAGCCGGGCAACGTGTTTTAATACATGCTGCTGCTGGTGGGGTCGGGCATTACGCCGTACAAATGGCTAAACACCTTGGGGCTTATGTTATTGGCACAGCCTCCGCTGCAAACCGCGATTTTGTACTTCAATTGGGTGCCGATGAGCATGTTGATTATCGGGTACAGCCATTTGAAGAAGTAATTAAGGATATTGATTTTGTGCTCGATTCGATGGGGGGCGACTATATCGACCGTTCGTTAAAAGTAACGAAGAAAGGTGGTACTATTATCAGTATCCCTTCAGGTTTAAATGAAACCGTAACCGAAAAAGCAAAAGCGCTGGGCATAAATGGCTATACCATCAGGGTTAAACCAAATGGAAATGATATGGGACAAATAGCGGGCTTGTTGGCTGATGGAACAGTTCGTTCTCATGTATCTGCAGTTTTTCCGTTTGAAGAAATGGCTGTTGCGCACCAGCAAATAGAAACAGGCCGAACAGTTGGGAAAGTAGTCTTAACGTTTTAA
- a CDS encoding DUF3606 domain-containing protein produces MNSINARKEFIDIADEQDRQYWATRLGVSSEKLKSVVKAIQSMEFSKLKDYLMLEKIKEASTYQRFVNPQ; encoded by the coding sequence ATGAACTCGATAAATGCCAGGAAAGAATTTATCGACATTGCTGACGAACAAGACCGCCAGTACTGGGCTACCCGTTTGGGTGTGAGCAGCGAAAAGCTGAAATCAGTTGTTAAAGCAATCCAGAGTATGGAATTTTCGAAACTGAAGGATTATTTAATGCTTGAAAAAATTAAGGAAGCTAGTACTTATCAACGTTTCGTCAATCCGCAATAA